Proteins from a single region of Rhinolophus sinicus isolate RSC01 linkage group LG13, ASM3656204v1, whole genome shotgun sequence:
- the LOC141568072 gene encoding endogenous retrovirus group K member 25 Env polyprotein-like: MQKALGGCQNDWCDMWTLYLLMRLIVFSNAEEDQTYWAYVPDPPILHPAVWDGPEIPVYVNDTHVLGLPSDGHMKQHLEKKFTYNGIGIGLPICIAKNRSTSGCLRSSPVTMHINDSLVGWTIRLNMLGDWSGGRRINLPVPPSRPSCNKRLKLNTETVPWRACPGNDPVRYDIPGTNRYIIDWSRSNRSGWARELTSGLWTSDTQYQQNSLWRLMGAMDKVETRLSLPMRILEDGTRDWTIVAETVNVSACVPSPYALLIGNVNVHFVGNQFHVSCSNCSLANCISWVPSGTHVMILKQPSFVMLPVNISGPWYAERSLQIFKEIEYALNRQKRFIGLLVTGIMALVTIIATAATAAVALSQTIQNAHYVNTLSKNVTLALGTQEAIDEKLEQKVNALYDTVQYMGNVIQGMKVKSHLECHSEYHWICVTSKKYNSSQYDWNRVRLHLQGIWHNANLSLDMLQLHDKVQSMREAEPLKFDAAQAASEFVDVLRSVLPSMPYITHSVIIFLTLSICVCLVLCLLPILIRCFISRMLDLRADIHQLELKAKP; this comes from the coding sequence atgcagaaggccctcggtggctgccagaacgattggtgcgacatgtggaccctctaCCTACTGATGAGGCTGATAGTCTTCAGCAATGCAGAAGAagaccagacgtattgggcctatgtacctgatccaccaatcctccaccccgcagtgtgggacggtcctgagattccagtctatgttaatgacaCCCATGTCTTAGGActgccctctgatggacacatgAAACAGCATTTGGAGAAGAAGttcacttataatggtataggaataggtttgcctatttgtattgcaaaaaataggtctacatctgggtgcttgcgcagttctcctgtcactatgcacattaatgactctttagttggatggactattcgtcttaacatgctaggcgattggtcaggaggacgcagaataaatctgcccgtccctccatcgcgtccatcttgcaataaaagattgaaattaaatactgagactgtcccatggagagcctgtcctggcaatgatcctgttcgttatgacatccCCGGGACaaacagatatatcattgacTGGTCAAGAAGTAACCGGTCAGGATGGGCCAGAGAACTGACTtctggactttggacttctgatacGCAGTATCAGCAAAATTCACTATGGAGGCTTATGGGAGCAATGGATAAGGTTGAAACCAGGCTCTCTCTGCCCATGAGGATTTTGGAAGACGGAACTAGGGATTGGACTATTGTTGCTGAGACTGTTAAtgtatctgcttgtgttccttctccttatgcactgttgattggaaatgttaatgtacactttgTAGGAAATCAATTTCATGTATCCTGTAGcaattgttctttagcaaattgtatttcttgggtaccatcaggaactcatgttatgatacttaaacaaccatcttttgttatgcttcctgttaatatttctggaccttggtatgctgaaagaagtttgcagattttcaaagaaattgagtatgctttgaaTAGGCAAAAGCGGTTTATTGGACTTCTAGTTACAGGAATTATGGCTTTGGTTACTATTATTGCAactgctgctacagcagctgtggctctttctcagactattcaaaatgctcattatgttaatactctttcaaaaaatgttactttagcTTTAGGGACCCAAGAAgctattgatgagaaattagAGCAAAAAGTGAATGCCCTTTATGATACAGTTCAGTATATGGGAAATGTCATTCAAGGTATGAAagttaaatctcatttagaaTGTCATTCAGAATATCATTGGATATGTGTCACTTCTAAAAAGTATAATAGTAGTCAATATGATTGGAATCGGGTTCGTttacatcttcaaggaatttggcaTAATGCTAATTTGTCTTTAGATATGCTTCAGCTTCATGATAAagttcaaagtatgagagaagctgaacccttaaaatttgatgcagctcaggctgcctctgagtttgttgatgttcttaggagtgttttgccctctatgccttatattacccattctgttataatatttcttacattgagcatctgtgtctgcttggttctgtgcctactccccatcctcatcagatgtttcatcagcaggatgttagacttacgagctgacatccatcagcttgagctcaaGGCAAAGCCTTAA